The DNA window GTGAAGCCGAACACCCTTGGCAACAGCCGGATGCTTCTGCATCTGTGATCGCGGTCCCTATGTCCGAATCGCGCCCCTATCACATGCCTCCGGAAGGGATGGTTCCCACGCGGAAGGCGGGCTGAACCTTCCCGGGGGGTTTGTGTTTTTCCGGGAAAGGCGGTTTGCTATTCCTCCGTAATCCCATTTTCCACTGAAAGGATTCCCCGTGGCGCAGAAGGTTCAGGTCCTTCTTGTCGATGACCTCGACGGTGGCGAGGCCGACGAGACCGTGACGTTCGCCCTGGACGGGAAGACGTACGAGATCGACCTCACCACGGCCAACGCTGACAAGCTCCGCGGTCTGCTGGAGCCGTACACCCGCAGCGGGCGCCGTACCGGCGGCCGTGCCGCGGGCGCTCGTGGCAAGGTGCGCGCCGCCGCCGCTGCCGGCAGCCCCGACACCGCGAAGATCCGCGCTTGGGCCAAGAAGAACGGCTACAGCGTCAACGACCGCGGCCGCGTGCCCGCCGACATCCGCGAGGCGTACGAGAAGGCCAACGGCTGATCTTCCGCCGGCCCCTGCGAGCGTGCCCTGCGGGCGCGCAGCAACCGGGCCCGGTGGACCTCCGTGGCCGCCGCGCCCACGAGCCGTGCGAGATCGGGGGCGCCCCCCTCGCCCCCGAGGCCGGTCACCGGCAGTGACGGCTCGACCTCGTTCCCAGGGCTCCCCGGTACGGGAGGCCGTACCCACACGGCCCTTCCCGGCTTGTCCGGCTTCCCGGGACCGAGCGCCCCGAAGCGCCCGTGGCCCGGGCCGACGGGCACCGGCGCGGCGATCCGCCCGCCCTGCCCCAGCGCGGCCAGGTCCAGGGGGACCGCGCCCCACTCCAGCCAGTCGAGCAGCTCCGGCAGCTCGTCCGCGCTGCCCGCGGCGACCAGGAACCACAGCCTCCGCGTCCGGACGTCGAGGGCGACGGGGCCGGTGCGCACCGGGCGGCCGAGCACGGCGGAGCCGGCGTCCAGGGGAAGGTCCAGGACGTCGAAGCGGAGGCCGGTCGGCAGCTCCAGGGGCGTCGCGCCGGAGGTCGGCCAGCCCAGCTCGTGCTCGTACCACCGACGCGCCTGGCACCATTGATCTGCGGGACCGCCGGGGCGCGGG is part of the Streptomyces roseifaciens genome and encodes:
- a CDS encoding histone-like nucleoid-structuring protein Lsr2 — protein: MAQKVQVLLVDDLDGGEADETVTFALDGKTYEIDLTTANADKLRGLLEPYTRSGRRTGGRAAGARGKVRAAAAAGSPDTAKIRAWAKKNGYSVNDRGRVPADIREAYEKANG
- a CDS encoding SCO3374 family protein, whose protein sequence is MTVALPRPGGPADQWCQARRWYEHELGWPTSGATPLELPTGLRFDVLDLPLDAGSAVLGRPVRTGPVALDVRTRRLWFLVAAGSADELPELLDWLEWGAVPLDLAALGQGGRIAAPVPVGPGHGRFGALGPGKPDKPGRAVWVRPPVPGSPGNEVEPSLPVTGLGGEGGAPDLARLVGAAATEVHRARLLRARRARSQGPAEDQPLAFSYASRMSAGTRPRSLTL